A genome region from Roseofilum reptotaenium CS-1145 includes the following:
- a CDS encoding HesB/IscA family protein, whose product MTQTMESSKRGIMMTDAALEQVQSLREKQGNDLCLRVGVRQGGCSGLSYTMDFETVDQIKDNDEVFDYDGFKVICDPKSMLYLYGLVLDYSNALIGGGFQFTNPNATQSCGCGSSFSA is encoded by the coding sequence ATGACCCAAACGATGGAGAGTTCTAAACGCGGCATCATGATGACGGATGCTGCTCTCGAGCAGGTGCAATCTTTACGAGAAAAGCAAGGCAACGATCTCTGCTTGCGTGTGGGGGTTCGTCAAGGGGGATGCTCTGGTCTGTCTTATACGATGGATTTTGAAACCGTCGATCAGATTAAAGACAATGATGAGGTCTTTGATTATGATGGCTTTAAGGTGATTTGCGATCCCAAGAGTATGCTCTATCTCTATGGATTGGTACTCGATTACAGTAATGCTCTGATTGGGGGCGGGTTCCAGTTTACCAATCCCAATGCCACTCAATCCTGTGGTTGTGGTAGCTCTTTTTCTGCCTAG
- a CDS encoding tetratricopeptide repeat protein — MKELEPEIYAEIVELCDSGDRYADEEKFDIALSQYYKALHMIPDPKEEWVASTWILTAIGDAYFLMKNYSESLKILQDVMYCPDAIGNPFIHLRLGQVQYELGNFCRALDELTRAYMGEGQEIFAEEDPKYLTWVKQRIRSPIKGW, encoded by the coding sequence ATGAAAGAGCTAGAACCAGAAATTTATGCTGAAATCGTTGAATTATGTGATTCAGGCGATCGATATGCGGATGAAGAAAAATTCGATATTGCCTTATCACAATACTATAAAGCATTACACATGATTCCCGATCCTAAAGAGGAGTGGGTAGCCTCAACTTGGATCTTAACAGCAATTGGAGATGCTTATTTTCTTATGAAGAACTATTCTGAATCCCTTAAAATACTTCAGGATGTAATGTATTGCCCTGATGCCATTGGCAATCCATTTATTCATCTGAGATTGGGTCAAGTACAATATGAACTAGGTAATTTTTGTAGAGCGCTAGATGAACTTACTAGAGCATACATGGGAGAGGGTCAGGAGATTTTTGCAGAAGAAGATCCAAAATATCTTACTTGGGTTAAGCAAAGAATTAGATCTCCCATCAAGGGATGGTAG
- a CDS encoding TldD/PmbA family protein, which translates to MTLVIQAPIANDLSVRTYHATKHRFDESWEVMLSSLLGWGRAAGADFIEFFLERINYISCMGEDDTITSISPRLSTGAGVRVFRGKADCYVSTNDLSFTGLKAALEKGLLILGFNLPSANSYIPEVNLEPLRDYASTKGKELWLDDCSPMQEMGDILLQASDRLNQKASHIQSRRAIYFRDWQEVLVAASDGTFARDIRLTQSVGCSLLCADGSHRTSIGQRLGSTSQPDFLRNWDSENTATDLAEAAGKMLYADYVESGNYPIVMANQFGGVIFHEACGHLLETTQIERKTTPFMDKKGEKIAHENLTAWDEGRSEGEFGTIDMDDEGMPTQKTLLIENGILKNFISDRAGSMRTGHPRTGSGRRQSYTYAAASRMRNTYIAPGAYSLDDLFASIDKGIYCKKMGGGSVGPTGEFNFAVDEAYLIENGKVTKPLKGATLIGEAKEIMHKISMSSQDLGLAAGFCGSVSGSVYVTVGQPHIKVDSITVGGRS; encoded by the coding sequence ATGACTCTTGTAATTCAAGCGCCGATCGCCAATGACCTATCCGTTAGAACCTATCACGCCACCAAACATCGGTTTGATGAAAGCTGGGAAGTGATGCTATCGAGTCTCCTGGGATGGGGACGCGCAGCAGGTGCAGACTTTATCGAATTCTTCCTAGAGCGGATCAACTATATCAGTTGTATGGGCGAAGACGATACCATTACCAGTATTTCCCCGCGCTTGTCTACCGGTGCAGGGGTGCGGGTATTTCGCGGCAAAGCAGATTGTTATGTGAGTACCAACGATTTATCGTTTACGGGACTCAAAGCGGCTCTGGAAAAAGGGTTGCTCATTCTCGGCTTTAACCTCCCTTCTGCCAACTCCTATATTCCCGAAGTTAACCTCGAACCCCTGCGCGACTATGCCAGTACCAAGGGGAAAGAACTGTGGTTAGACGACTGTAGCCCCATGCAAGAGATGGGAGATATTCTATTACAAGCGAGCGATCGCCTCAACCAAAAAGCCTCCCATATCCAATCTCGTCGCGCCATCTACTTCCGCGACTGGCAAGAAGTCCTCGTCGCTGCCAGTGATGGCACCTTTGCCCGCGATATTCGCCTCACCCAGTCCGTTGGTTGCAGTCTCCTCTGTGCGGATGGCAGCCATCGCACCTCCATCGGGCAACGGTTGGGTAGTACCAGTCAGCCTGATTTTTTACGAAATTGGGACAGTGAAAATACGGCTACCGATTTGGCTGAAGCGGCTGGAAAAATGCTCTATGCTGACTATGTAGAATCGGGAAATTATCCGATTGTAATGGCGAATCAATTTGGTGGCGTAATTTTCCACGAGGCTTGCGGTCACCTCTTAGAAACCACGCAAATTGAGCGGAAAACCACCCCCTTTATGGATAAGAAAGGCGAAAAAATTGCCCATGAAAATCTCACCGCTTGGGATGAAGGACGCTCAGAAGGTGAGTTTGGCACCATTGATATGGATGATGAAGGAATGCCCACTCAGAAAACGCTTTTAATTGAAAATGGCATCCTGAAAAACTTTATCTCCGATCGCGCCGGTTCCATGCGGACAGGACATCCCAGAACCGGAAGTGGTCGCCGTCAGTCCTACACTTATGCCGCTGCTTCCCGGATGCGAAATACCTACATTGCTCCCGGCGCTTATTCCTTAGATGACCTCTTTGCCTCCATTGATAAGGGCATTTATTGTAAGAAAATGGGTGGCGGTAGCGTCGGCCCAACCGGTGAATTTAACTTTGCCGTTGATGAAGCCTATTTAATTGAAAACGGTAAAGTCACCAAACCATTGAAAGGTGCAACCTTAATCGGAGAAGCCAAGGAAATTATGCACAAAATTTCCATGAGTTCCCAAGATTTGGGATTAGCGGCTGGCTTCTGTGGCTCTGTCAGTGGCAGCGTTTATGTTACCGTCGGGCAGCCTCATATTAAGGTAGATTCTATCACCGTGGGCGGGCGATCGTAG
- a CDS encoding tetratricopeptide repeat protein, which produces MTQTAEDLFNEGIERYKKGESPATLIPLFKDICDRAPKQSTAWTCLAWLYLLEDKPKSAYKAAQKAIKLNPEDPQARVNMAAAMLETNKSGVREHIDMAQRLIMAVSEYRQEIEENCKEGLSRKPDWQNLQRIYDWLFSS; this is translated from the coding sequence ATGACTCAGACAGCAGAAGACTTGTTTAATGAAGGGATTGAACGCTACAAGAAGGGAGAAAGTCCCGCTACGTTGATTCCCTTGTTTAAGGATATTTGCGATCGCGCCCCCAAACAAAGTACCGCCTGGACTTGTTTGGCTTGGTTATACTTACTCGAAGATAAACCCAAATCAGCTTATAAGGCTGCTCAGAAAGCGATCAAACTCAATCCTGAAGACCCCCAAGCGAGGGTCAATATGGCAGCCGCGATGCTGGAAACAAATAAAAGTGGAGTCCGTGAACATATTGATATGGCCCAGCGTTTGATTATGGCCGTCTCGGAATATCGCCAGGAAATTGAAGAGAATTGTAAAGAAGGATTAAGCAGAAAACCCGACTGGCAAAACCTCCAAAGAATATATGATTGGCTATTTTCGAGTTAA
- a CDS encoding type II toxin-antitoxin system VapC family toxin, whose protein sequence is MSFLIDTNILLRSADPNHPMHADAVRATNILLDRGEDVCIIAQNLIEFWNVYTRPADRNGLGYTPAEAAAEVNRLKGIFSLLPDTLAIYTEWERLVRTYEVRGVNVHDARLVAAMVVHGLTHILTFNTRDFARYAEVTVVQPMEMRSPPAE, encoded by the coding sequence ATGTCATTTTTGATTGATACTAACATTCTGTTGCGGAGTGCTGATCCTAACCATCCCATGCACGCCGATGCGGTAAGAGCGACAAATATTCTGCTCGATCGAGGAGAAGATGTTTGTATCATTGCCCAAAATTTAATCGAGTTTTGGAATGTTTACACCCGCCCTGCGGATCGGAATGGATTGGGGTATACCCCAGCCGAAGCCGCCGCAGAAGTGAATCGGTTAAAAGGAATTTTTTCCCTATTACCGGATACCCTGGCGATTTATACTGAGTGGGAACGGTTGGTGCGAACTTATGAAGTGAGGGGCGTTAATGTCCACGATGCAAGGTTAGTGGCGGCGATGGTGGTGCATGGATTGACGCATATCTTGACTTTTAATACCAGGGATTTTGCCCGGTATGCAGAAGTGACAGTAGTCCAGCCGATGGAGATGCGATCGCCCCCTGCTGAGTAG
- a CDS encoding uridine kinase family protein, giving the protein MKLPEVLLKDIHQAVDRIEQAHSQTSGRSLLVAISGIDGSGKGVISNEIVSVLKTRNLNVALIGLDVWHHPQSIRFSSDNPAQHFYDHAFRWQELFNSLILPLKQNQSIDLQAKSLDLKTDRFYDDTYEFKDIDIILFEGIFIFKKPWIDEYDLKIWVDCSFDTALNRALSRGQEGLGEEETIRDFQTIYFPAQRIHFERDNPTASASLIINNDLKRKSYEFPT; this is encoded by the coding sequence ATGAAATTACCTGAAGTTTTACTCAAGGATATTCACCAGGCAGTCGATCGCATCGAACAAGCTCATTCTCAAACTTCTGGCCGCAGTTTACTCGTTGCCATTAGCGGTATTGACGGCTCAGGCAAAGGTGTAATCAGCAACGAAATCGTCAGTGTTTTGAAAACCCGAAACCTCAACGTTGCCTTGATTGGACTCGATGTTTGGCATCATCCCCAAAGTATCCGATTTAGTTCAGACAATCCAGCCCAACATTTTTACGATCATGCGTTTCGTTGGCAGGAACTGTTTAACTCCTTGATTCTGCCCCTGAAGCAGAACCAATCAATTGACTTGCAAGCAAAATCCCTAGATCTAAAAACCGATCGATTTTACGACGATACTTATGAGTTCAAAGATATAGATATCATCCTCTTTGAAGGGATTTTTATCTTCAAGAAACCCTGGATTGATGAATACGATCTGAAGATTTGGGTCGATTGTAGTTTTGACACTGCCTTGAATCGAGCCTTATCCAGAGGACAAGAAGGTTTAGGAGAAGAAGAAACGATTCGCGATTTTCAAACCATCTATTTTCCAGCTCAGAGGATTCATTTTGAGCGAGATAATCCGACAGCATCGGCTTCATTGATTATCAATAATGATTTGAAAAGAAAATCCTATGAGTTCCCAACCTGA
- the cobA gene encoding uroporphyrinogen-III C-methyltransferase, with product MVGKVYLVGAGLGSLDTLTLRAYTLLKQADVVIYDALVDPRLFAEVRSHCLLLDMGKRGGKPSASQSSINQALIYYCQQGNQVVRLKSGDPLIFGRSGSELQALMEQNCPVEIVPGLSSAIAAPTLAGIALTDPILSQGFTVVTAHDPSLLNWAVLAQMETLAILMGTRQLAEIICQLSNQGKHPDTPIAIIRWAGFPEQQIWQGRLRNIMELTAGQSLSPAVIIIGKVVEARSHYSVDSMSLSQHTILVTRSAGQSSQFTQLLQQQGARVIEMPALEIVAPSSWEGLDGAIANLSTFNWLILTSSNAVDYFFQRLQHHHLDSRALAGIKIAVVGKKTATSLRQQGLEPDYIPPNFIADALVEHFPEPLSGKSLLFPRVETGGREVLVQECTAQGARVTEVAAYQSQCPQTIPPEALNALQNQQITVITFASSKTVKNTVQMLNQTGEISLNSVCIASIGPQTSKTCQDLLGRVDIEAKEYTLDGLTEAIVKWAKH from the coding sequence ATGGTTGGTAAAGTTTATTTAGTGGGTGCAGGATTAGGCAGTCTCGACACGCTCACCCTACGGGCTTATACTCTCCTGAAACAGGCTGATGTCGTTATTTATGATGCGCTAGTCGATCCTCGTTTATTTGCCGAAGTGCGATCGCACTGTTTGCTCCTCGATATGGGAAAACGGGGAGGTAAACCCAGTGCCTCCCAAAGCAGCATTAATCAAGCGCTAATCTATTACTGTCAACAGGGAAACCAAGTGGTACGCCTCAAAAGTGGTGACCCCCTGATTTTTGGTCGTAGTGGTTCGGAACTGCAAGCGCTAATGGAGCAAAATTGCCCAGTAGAAATTGTTCCCGGACTTTCTTCTGCCATTGCTGCGCCGACTTTAGCGGGTATTGCGCTCACCGATCCGATTTTAAGTCAAGGCTTTACGGTTGTCACTGCTCACGATCCAAGTCTTTTAAATTGGGCAGTTTTAGCGCAGATGGAAACCCTTGCAATCCTGATGGGAACCCGTCAACTTGCGGAGATTATCTGTCAACTTAGTAACCAAGGTAAACATCCAGATACCCCAATTGCAATTATCCGTTGGGCGGGATTTCCAGAGCAACAGATTTGGCAAGGCAGATTACGAAATATTATGGAACTGACGGCAGGTCAAAGCTTGTCCCCAGCAGTGATTATTATAGGAAAAGTCGTTGAAGCGCGATCGCATTACTCTGTTGATTCTATGTCCCTATCCCAGCACACTATTTTAGTCACCCGTTCGGCAGGTCAATCGAGTCAATTTACGCAACTGTTACAACAACAGGGAGCTAGAGTGATTGAAATGCCCGCCTTAGAGATTGTAGCACCTTCGAGTTGGGAAGGGTTGGATGGGGCGATCGCCAATTTATCCACCTTTAACTGGCTTATCCTCACCTCCAGTAACGCCGTTGACTACTTCTTTCAACGTCTCCAGCACCATCACCTCGACAGTCGCGCCCTTGCGGGAATTAAAATCGCCGTAGTTGGCAAAAAAACCGCCACCAGCTTACGCCAACAAGGACTCGAACCCGATTATATTCCCCCCAACTTTATCGCCGATGCCCTAGTGGAGCATTTTCCCGAACCCTTATCTGGAAAAAGCCTTCTCTTTCCCCGCGTCGAAACCGGAGGGCGAGAAGTCCTCGTTCAAGAATGCACTGCTCAAGGCGCTCGTGTAACGGAAGTTGCCGCCTATCAATCCCAATGTCCTCAAACCATTCCCCCAGAAGCGTTAAACGCCCTCCAAAATCAACAAATCACGGTGATTACCTTCGCCAGTTCCAAAACCGTTAAAAACACCGTTCAAATGCTCAATCAAACCGGTGAAATTTCCCTCAATTCCGTTTGTATCGCCTCTATCGGTCCCCAAACCTCCAAAACCTGTCAAGATCTCCTAGGGCGCGTCGATATTGAAGCCAAAGAATATACTTTAGACGGATTGACCGAGGCGATCGTAAAATGGGCAAAGCATTAA
- a CDS encoding BrnT family toxin, with amino-acid sequence MEFEFDHHKSERNKSKHGINFVEAQELWDDPGQLEIPARTEDEPRFLVIGQIGGKCWSAVITYRESKIRIISVRRSRKQEIELYES; translated from the coding sequence ATGGAGTTTGAGTTTGATCATCACAAGAGTGAAAGAAATAAATCCAAGCATGGGATTAACTTTGTAGAAGCCCAAGAGCTTTGGGACGATCCAGGACAGTTAGAGATCCCAGCTCGCACAGAGGATGAGCCTCGCTTTTTAGTCATCGGGCAAATTGGAGGAAAATGCTGGTCAGCCGTTATTACTTACAGAGAGAGCAAAATACGCATCATCTCAGTTCGACGTTCGCGAAAACAGGAGATAGAACTTTATGAAAGCTAA
- a CDS encoding TldD/PmbA family protein: MVQTIDSLTTSAQESAEKLGIQKFDIYGSAVEETSVKVDSGEPDQVKASQRSSISVRVWNEENRMGITSTTELDPEGLELALKTAYEASFFGMKEHVPDFSPEATAPLESQVDKVPQASVATLIEKLVDVEKQLLDSHEAIAGVPYNGLAQRDIERFYLNSDGAARYEGGSYASIYLYTKTEQEGKKPRSAGSVKFSPGFEKLDIEGCLKEATEKTISHLNYQKVKSGKYLVVFSPVAFLSLLDSFTNIFNAQNILDRQSLSTPESLGTPIASPLLSFSDDALHPENIAKTTFDGEGTPTRRVPIITEGVLTNFLHSAGTAKRLNAQPTGHANIGAKVTVGPHYYHVFPGQKGDRTLSLDSAENVIFIDELNALHAGVQSLQGSFSLPFDGWLVNKGEKISIDSATVAGDILEVLKSIVYVEPEPEITPDGVCPRIWIEGLSITGE, encoded by the coding sequence ATGGTACAAACAATCGATTCATTAACTACCTCTGCACAAGAGAGTGCCGAAAAGTTAGGCATTCAAAAGTTTGATATTTATGGTTCTGCTGTCGAAGAAACCAGCGTCAAAGTCGATAGCGGTGAACCGGATCAGGTGAAAGCCTCCCAGCGCTCGAGTATTTCCGTCAGGGTATGGAATGAAGAAAATCGCATGGGAATTACCAGCACTACCGAACTCGATCCAGAGGGGCTAGAATTAGCTCTGAAAACCGCCTATGAAGCCAGTTTTTTCGGCATGAAAGAGCATGTGCCTGACTTTAGTCCAGAAGCGACTGCACCCTTGGAAAGCCAGGTGGATAAAGTGCCTCAAGCGTCGGTAGCGACGTTGATTGAAAAGTTAGTGGACGTAGAGAAACAATTGCTCGACTCCCATGAGGCGATCGCCGGAGTTCCCTATAATGGATTGGCACAACGGGATATTGAGCGCTTTTATCTCAACAGTGATGGCGCGGCTCGCTATGAAGGGGGTTCCTATGCCTCTATTTATCTGTACACCAAAACGGAACAGGAAGGCAAAAAACCGCGCAGCGCTGGTTCAGTAAAATTTAGCCCAGGGTTCGAGAAACTAGATATCGAAGGCTGCTTAAAAGAAGCCACCGAAAAAACCATCAGTCACCTGAATTATCAGAAAGTGAAATCGGGGAAATATTTGGTGGTGTTTTCACCTGTGGCATTTCTAAGTCTGTTGGATTCCTTTACCAATATCTTTAATGCCCAAAATATTTTGGATCGTCAAAGTTTATCCACTCCCGAATCTTTAGGAACACCCATTGCCTCTCCCCTGCTCTCGTTTTCCGATGATGCTTTGCATCCCGAAAATATTGCCAAAACTACATTTGACGGCGAAGGCACGCCCACGCGCCGAGTGCCCATTATCACTGAGGGCGTATTAACCAACTTCTTACACAGTGCAGGAACCGCTAAACGCCTCAATGCTCAGCCCACAGGACATGCCAATATTGGTGCAAAAGTCACGGTTGGTCCCCACTATTATCATGTTTTTCCGGGACAAAAGGGCGATCGCACCCTGAGCCTCGACTCAGCCGAAAACGTGATTTTTATCGACGAACTGAACGCCCTCCATGCTGGAGTCCAATCCTTACAAGGGTCATTTTCCCTACCCTTTGACGGTTGGCTCGTCAATAAAGGCGAGAAGATTTCCATCGATTCTGCCACCGTAGCTGGTGATATTTTAGAAGTGCTAAAATCCATCGTCTATGTGGAACCCGAACCAGAAATTACTCCCGATGGCGTTTGTCCTCGTATCTGGATTGAAGGATTATCCATCACTGGAGAATAG
- a CDS encoding DUF6930 domain-containing protein, with translation MITLTPSTCRRLQQLPQPGESIWEADRRIIPISLKEGFQPECILWVDGSEGVVRSMEMVNPQTGPEALVRALLKAMEAPPAPSQPSRPKKIVVCDREIQFYLRGVLQDLDIDIEYRPQLPLIEHLFQQMAEEVTQQTPQIAPKYLTSLSKSAEKIWQVQPWQSLAEHQIISVQLNQWDIEKFYVSILGMLGEEYGILLYRSLDSLKQFRQALIDHNTMEDIESALFHQDCFFLTFELKPDSPLSDLAEEECILELLPWSEIEASFGVIHPLEGLRTTLYEREPVAMMVALEALHRFFKSTRNSLDTESFESLSQRYRISLPKTAEESKSSLLVKVETLPEVSLELDAMMNDLEEDEEEDEDFDGPLLQYDLIPDNALCRLDILRWETWESIREQIQFHPAAPDHIRGVGAGLPVAIVQTSKRNAKTLIRDLEAFDGLEGLGFNGGEDPYTEKTFDLGILQTGDGDLYLFDEFEINSTYQKNRQNWDDQCRKTQGYCGLLIAMGMRGESRGNPQPKDMLALFEAKFLSIEDLKLGILQKTQFLF, from the coding sequence ATGATCACCCTAACCCCCTCCACCTGTCGCCGTCTTCAACAGCTACCTCAACCAGGAGAGAGTATTTGGGAAGCAGACCGAAGAATCATACCAATTTCCCTAAAGGAAGGATTTCAGCCTGAATGTATTTTATGGGTAGATGGCTCAGAAGGGGTGGTGCGATCGATGGAAATGGTGAATCCTCAAACCGGACCAGAGGCCCTTGTCCGAGCGCTCCTCAAGGCAATGGAAGCGCCACCAGCTCCCAGTCAACCGAGTCGGCCCAAAAAAATTGTAGTGTGCGATCGCGAAATTCAATTTTATCTGCGAGGGGTATTACAAGACCTAGACATTGATATTGAATATCGGCCCCAGTTACCTCTCATCGAACATCTCTTTCAACAAATGGCCGAAGAAGTAACCCAACAAACGCCTCAGATTGCGCCCAAATATCTCACATCCTTATCTAAAAGTGCTGAAAAAATTTGGCAAGTTCAACCATGGCAAAGTCTAGCTGAACATCAAATTATTTCCGTGCAATTGAATCAATGGGATATTGAGAAATTTTATGTCTCTATCCTAGGAATGCTCGGTGAAGAATACGGAATTTTGCTCTACCGTTCCCTAGACTCTCTCAAACAATTTCGCCAAGCCTTGATCGACCATAACACCATGGAAGACATTGAAAGTGCCCTCTTCCATCAAGACTGTTTTTTTCTGACCTTTGAGCTAAAACCCGATTCTCCTTTAAGCGATCTAGCTGAAGAAGAATGTATTCTTGAGCTGCTCCCGTGGTCAGAAATTGAAGCCTCTTTCGGCGTAATTCATCCCCTCGAAGGCTTACGCACCACCTTATATGAGCGAGAACCAGTAGCCATGATGGTAGCTTTAGAAGCGTTACATCGATTTTTCAAATCCACTCGTAACTCTCTCGATACAGAGTCTTTTGAAAGCCTTAGCCAACGCTACCGCATTTCTTTACCCAAAACGGCTGAAGAGTCAAAATCTTCCCTTTTGGTTAAAGTGGAAACTCTGCCAGAAGTTTCCCTAGAACTTGATGCCATGATGAATGATTTAGAAGAAGATGAAGAAGAGGATGAGGATTTCGATGGCCCCCTTCTTCAGTATGATTTAATTCCCGACAACGCCCTCTGTCGTCTCGATATTCTTAGATGGGAAACTTGGGAATCAATTCGCGAACAGATTCAATTTCACCCGGCTGCACCAGACCATATCCGAGGGGTTGGAGCTGGATTACCGGTGGCGATTGTTCAAACCAGCAAACGGAATGCCAAGACCTTAATCCGAGATTTAGAAGCTTTTGATGGATTGGAAGGTCTTGGATTTAATGGGGGAGAAGATCCCTATACAGAAAAAACTTTTGATCTGGGAATTCTTCAAACTGGAGATGGAGACTTATACTTATTTGATGAATTTGAAATCAATTCTACATACCAGAAAAATCGGCAAAACTGGGACGATCAGTGTCGTAAAACTCAAGGCTATTGTGGTTTGCTGATTGCGATGGGAATGAGGGGCGAATCCCGGGGTAATCCTCAGCCGAAAGATATGTTAGCTTTGTTTGAGGCAAAGTTTTTGTCGATTGAGGATTTGAAATTGGGGATTTTGCAAAAAACTCAATTTCTCTTCTAG
- a CDS encoding DUF6959 family protein: MKAKILCNQSNSVIAAVPGRHYPGIIIQGDTVSNLFDHLREIYSFMGQFPDEQTEDIKYTILSVLENLENHLRHYECTLEQQEIKLPYHLSIEERSIYNSLDSLELIEDSDGEQ, from the coding sequence ATGAAAGCTAAAATTCTTTGTAACCAATCTAATAGTGTGATTGCAGCCGTCCCAGGACGGCACTATCCAGGTATTATTATTCAAGGTGATACCGTTTCAAACTTATTTGATCATCTTCGAGAAATATATTCTTTTATGGGTCAATTTCCAGATGAACAAACAGAAGATATAAAATATACTATCCTGAGTGTGCTAGAAAATTTAGAAAACCATTTAAGGCATTATGAATGCACTCTTGAACAACAAGAAATAAAGCTTCCATATCATTTATCTATCGAGGAACGGTCTATCTACAACAGTCTAGATTCTCTAGAGCTTATCGAAGATAGTGATGGAGAACAATAG
- a CDS encoding GIY-YIG nuclease family protein yields the protein MAYLYILQCCDNSFYTGSTQNLPLRLWQHENGLGANYTSKRLPVKLVYAQHYDRVDDAFYREKQVQGWSRAKKMALINSDWDRLHILAECQNDSHYQNLAIENEMESEDSI from the coding sequence ATGGCTTATCTGTATATTCTGCAATGTTGTGATAATTCTTTCTACACAGGCAGTACCCAAAACTTACCTCTGCGTCTTTGGCAACATGAAAATGGTTTAGGGGCAAACTATACCAGCAAACGTTTACCTGTAAAACTTGTCTATGCCCAACATTACGATCGTGTGGATGATGCTTTTTATCGAGAAAAGCAAGTTCAGGGATGGAGTCGAGCTAAAAAAATGGCTTTGATCAATAGTGATTGGGATCGACTCCATATTTTAGCTGAGTGTCAAAATGATTCGCATTACCAGAATTTGGCGATCGAGAACGAAATGGAGAGTGAGGATAGTATTTGA
- the brnA gene encoding type II toxin-antitoxin system BrnA family antitoxin, with amino-acid sequence MKAKTFDEKFDQGEEDIVEYLDLSQARRGELTQERVNVDFPEWMIKGLDLEARRLGITRQSLIKVWIAERLERAL; translated from the coding sequence ATGAAAGCTAAGACCTTTGATGAAAAGTTTGACCAAGGTGAAGAAGATATTGTTGAATACCTGGATCTGAGTCAAGCACGACGGGGTGAGTTGACGCAGGAAAGGGTAAATGTTGATTTTCCAGAGTGGATGATCAAAGGACTCGATCTCGAAGCGAGACGGTTGGGGATAACACGACAGTCATTGATTAAAGTGTGGATTGCTGAACGACTCGAAAGAGCGTTGTAA
- a CDS encoding formylglycine-generating enzyme family protein, which translates to MIDLSDKLQALTDVFDLDIPDEINPDSIRMINLKHRNTGMIFKYIPGGEFVMGLTEEQEIEAGKIYDYLPFDSSEMKPCTRVEINPFLVSETPLLNGIAKEILGQDSIAEENPYYPAFLSRQDCERVTSYLNCRLPSEAEWEYFCRGGTNTLFVFGNQVLEYQEMEKWLLWDFSNLKIHYANLFGLYGIFVGEWCQDRYRENYDIKNPPEDDVYVIRGGGAIFWPWQDQEWIWCMSAIRMSSKDLLEDRTCAMRLVYNLP; encoded by the coding sequence ATGATCGATTTATCAGATAAGCTACAAGCCTTAACCGATGTTTTTGATTTAGACATTCCCGATGAAATAAATCCTGATTCTATTCGGATGATAAATCTAAAGCACCGCAATACCGGAATGATTTTTAAGTACATACCTGGCGGTGAGTTTGTGATGGGCTTGACTGAAGAGCAAGAAATAGAAGCCGGAAAAATCTATGATTATTTACCATTTGATAGTTCTGAAATGAAACCATGCACTAGAGTTGAAATCAATCCTTTCTTGGTTTCAGAAACTCCTCTACTCAATGGCATTGCCAAAGAAATACTTGGACAAGATTCAATAGCAGAAGAGAATCCTTACTATCCTGCTTTCTTGAGTAGACAAGATTGTGAAAGAGTGACCTCATATTTGAATTGTCGATTGCCATCTGAGGCTGAGTGGGAGTATTTTTGCCGTGGGGGAACCAATACGCTCTTTGTCTTTGGAAACCAAGTTTTAGAATACCAGGAAATGGAAAAGTGGTTACTTTGGGATTTTTCCAACCTTAAGATACATTACGCTAATCTATTTGGCTTATATGGGATTTTTGTTGGGGAATGGTGTCAAGATCGATATAGAGAAAATTATGACATTAAAAATCCTCCAGAAGATGATGTTTATGTCATTCGAGGAGGTGGAGCTATATTTTGGCCTTGGCAAGACCAAGAATGGATTTGGTGTATGTCAGCAATTAGGATGAGTTCAAAAGACCTGTTGGAGGACAGAACATGTGCAATGAGACTGGTTTACAACTTGCCCTAA